atgtgtatatgtgctttcCCTTACATGAATGTCACATGTGTACAAAACGCAAGAGAACATGAATACCAGAtccattggaactggagttataaatggttgtttaccaccatgtgggtgctgggatttgaactttagtcctctggaagagtaatcagcACTATtgtgacccatctctccagccgcttcTACAATTGTTTTATAACTCATGCAAAGTAGAAATAAGTCAGATATGCTCATTCATGTTGACAAACTATCATTTTATGgcaatattaaatttaaaagatgttttctATCACCTTAAAAGGTATCCCAAGATAGTAATGCCACAACGGAAAAAAAATGATTCTCAGAAGTccctagaactttttttttttttttggttctttttttcagagctggggaccgaacccggggccgagcgcttcctaggcaagcgctctaccactgagctaaatccccaaccaccttAAGGACCTTTTTATAGCTCATTGGACACAACATATGTCAATCACTTTGTCTCAGCAAATGAGCTTACAGCTCTAGTGACGTATGAAAAGGAGTATTATTACTCATCAAGGTTCCGCCTACTAGTTCCTGGTCTACAGCCATCTTGAGGCCCGCCTCGGTAGGCTGCTCCTCCAAGTGCTGTCTAGTTCTCCGCTGActgctgtctctccctccctttttagGTACTCCATACGTACCAACTCCATCAGCTCACCAGTGGAAAATCTTCTCTACTGCTCTCACTGCTTTCCAGGAGGTATTTCTGACCAACATCCTCCGTCTTCTGGGTGGCAGTCACCCTAACAACGCCCCATCCTAACCACCACCTTCAAAGCTCGAAGTTACTGTGTAAGATCTTTCCTGGCAGGTATTTTGTGTCATGTCTGCTGttgcagagcaggaacctggattACCTGACCAAGAGCGAGAAGGTGGTGAGATGGGGCACGACGCCAGGCAAATTGTCCTGCACGTGCTGCCAATCGAAGAAGCTGCGGATGACATCGATGGAACCGCAGCATTTCTGGTTTCGCAGGCAGTGGTGAGAGCCATTACTGAGGAAGAGTGTGGGCAGGAGGAGATATGGCCTGATGTTGAGGAGGTCTGGCCACATGTGGAAGAGGTCTGGCCCGCTGTCCAGGATATGTGGCCTGAAATCGAAGAGGTCTGGCCTGATGTTGAAGAAGATTGGTATATCTGGAACGGTGACCAAGAAAATGATGATGAAGATCAGAGGAAAGATGAAAATCAACAGGACTACAAAAacgaagaagaggaggaagacgatGATGACGAAGAAGATGATGACGATGACTATGAATacgaagaggatgaggaggagaaggaaggggaaggggaagataaCGATGAAGATCGTGGGGAGGAGATTATCCTTCATGCCTGTGAGTTCACCTATGTGGGTTTAGATCTCTATagagaaattttgttttcttaaataccTCATGATAGGAAcaaaatgtgtatatatgctaTTAATGACCACTTCCTGTTTACCAGAGACAAGAGGAGTAGTAAaggtcagtctctgggagctcacaGATTCAGGACAGGGAAGGACTCTAGGGAGAATGGAGAAGTCCAGAACCTGGCAAAGGAAGCATAGAATTGGGAGGGtgtatgcataataaataaaaggAGCTACCTCCACTATGGCTGCCCTGTTTAACACCCCAAAATTTACCCCAAGGTTCATTAAGTATGGTTTATTAGCAGACAGAATCTTTTAACATAGAATAACTTATTTGTATCTTTACAAGGTTATAGTATCACTAGAAAACTAAGCCTTTATGGTATTAGAGAACCTTTCATGGTCAGCTGCCTGAAGACATTAGGTAATATAAGTGTGTCCTGGTATACAGTATTTAAGTTACAAAATGGAAATATGTTCAATACTTCAATACTTTTGTTGAAACATAGGATAAACTAACTTTCTTAAGAATTAAAAAGTGGTCATTCTTATCTCTTATTCTTCCTACAGATTGAGGGCGAAGGAAGCTATGGATGAAGACAGAATCAATACATTGGTTCCCTGTGGATTGGAGATCATCTAACATTCATTAACACACGACAAATTAATGATCATCCTATTCTAAAATTCTTcatccacacatatatacactgaaAACTCCCCCCTCTGTTTAATCattaaatcaaaaataaaagcatttcaaatgaatgaatgggttAGTTAGTGCTCTTTTTGTATCAATACTAACTCAAGTTGGTGTTGCGTTCATTTTCTTTCAGCTTACCAGTCATTGTGAAGCGGATCACTTTTAACTCTTCTAAGTCCTCTTATTACACTTTCAATAAATTGCATTGTAAGTTTTAACTATTTATAAAAATAGATGTGGAGGCCTACCATAGTCTGAATTTTAGGCACAGAAACTGTCAAGTGATCCAGTTTGTCTGGAAGCAAGATGAGACCCTTGAACTcctggagcagcagcagcaacagcaacagaacCTGGGTATTAGCAATGAGAATAGTAGCACTATGCAAGATTTACTAAATAATAAATTCTCATTGATCTGGTAGCTTCTAAACACCTTTAGTCTTCATATCTACAGTTTGGGGAATGCTGATTTTGAGTAATGTGTCACTACAGTTGGAACAGCATTGCATTGCTGAATTGAGGCCCTTTAAAATAAATAGCACAATACCGGATGCTAGATGAGGGTGGTTGATGCAGGGAGAAACAAGTTCTGAGAGGCCTAAAAGCACAAATATTGGATGATATAGTGGGGGGGGGACTAGTTAATGGACATATATGAAGTTTAAGAATGTAAAGTAATaattgtacatatgtatatatatatatgcatgtaaacaaAGTGAATGTGTGTGATGCATGCTTATGAAGCATACAGAAAATCTATGAGAATCAAAATACCTATTGCTAGATCTATTTTTTTAGGAAAGCGGGTAGAAGTTAGAGGTATACACTGTGGACTTGTATCACAGTGTACCTGTTAGGTTAGCTCATGGGGACAAAGATGTAAGCGCTCACTACATACACCTTTGTGTAGATGAGCAGTGTTTCGAAGAGGAAATGTAAAGAAGGCTCAGCTGGAATCGGCTTTAGGAAGAAAGTGTAATTGGATGTGACTAGAGGCTCTGAGAAGGAATTGCAGGATTTTGAGGGTGGAAAGCCTTGTACTGGTacttgaagcttttttttttcccccccccggagctggggactactTGAAGCTTTTTAGGCATTTATTTGCTGTAATTCCTTCTGGTGTATTCTATGGAAACATAATCTCATCTTGCAACATTAAGTAGCACTGTCTGCATGCATACCTATATGTCTGTAGAAGACAAGTTTCTAAATTGTTAGGAACTTTTCCAAGTTTTACTTCtgtatctatcttttttttttcttttttctttttttcggagctggggaccgaacccagggccttgggcttggtaggcaagcgctctaccactgagctaaatccccaac
The window above is part of the Rattus norvegicus strain BN/NHsdMcwi chromosome X, GRCr8, whole genome shotgun sequence genome. Proteins encoded here:
- the LOC102551064 gene encoding uncharacterized protein LOC102551064, whose protein sequence is MSAVAEQEPGLPDQEREGGEMGHDARQIVLHVLPIEEAADDIDGTAAFLVSQAVVRAITEEECGQEEIWPDVEEVWPHVEEVWPAVQDMWPEIEEVWPDVEEDWYIWNGDQENDDEDQRKDENQQDYKNEEEEEDDDDEEDDDDDYEYEEDEEEKEGEGEDNDEDRGEEIILHAY